The Dysidea avara chromosome 13, odDysAvar1.4, whole genome shotgun sequence genome includes a region encoding these proteins:
- the LOC136243780 gene encoding uncharacterized protein, with product MKRSRYVVTVVIGCSVLSLTLSGLYIWRTEVENRFRRSSLLQHDQNTVLVANQHQYEDPDNKITASSPLLLPDVTWSTTPAQVSTNSMSPLELQSTFKLPTNKVEIRYGASSYAGFKPLPKSVIDGVKTFVYFIGHARSGHSIVGSILDGHPHIVISHESKIFRHLIKVPYAAKKSYIFNTIWSSAFLSPNTGIRRAGAIGKGYTLAVNGLYQGTYESYIDVIGEKKGDLTTEMFLSSPTKLKSVIDKLNTALDLPLKVFHVIRNPFDNIATAVLYDNFRDGEIGKAKRYKGVYTFNTSLVDKEIETYFRYYQAIEDAKEMFKFDLMVIHGKDFVADPRTMIIKMCTFLQVHCPDHYLDLSSKKIFSSESKTRHKMKWEDYQISRVQSHIEKFSSLRRYHNFN from the coding sequence ATGAAGCGTTCACGCTACGTTGTAACAGTGGTGATCGGTTGCTCAGTGTTGTCACTCACTCTATCGGGACTGTACATCTGGAGAACTGAAGTAGAAAATCGATTTCGTAGATCCTCGTTGCTACAACACGACCAGAATACAGTCCTTGTTGCTAATCAGCATCAGTATGAGGATCCTGATAATAAAATTACAGCCAGTTCACCACTTTTGTTGCCTGATGTGACATGGAGCACAACCCCTGCACAAGTATCTACCAATTCAATGTCTCCTCTAGAGCTACAATCCACTTTCAAGTTGCCAACTAACAAAGTAGAAATACGGTATGGTGCAAGTAGCTATGCTGGTTTTAAACCACTTCCTAAATCTGTTATTGATGGTGTCAAGACATTTGTCTACTTTATTGGACATGCTCGCAGTGGACACAGCATTGTTGGAAGCATATTGGATGGTCACCCACACATTGTGATATCTCATGAATCAAAAATCTTTAGACATCTCATTAAAGTTCCTTATGCAGCTAAGAAGTCATACATATTTAATACAATCTGGAGCAGTGCATTCCTGTCACCTAATACAGGTATTAGAAGAGCAGGAGCCATTGGTAAAGGTTACACCCTTGCTGTTAATGGCCTATATCAAGGAACTTATGAATCATACATTGATGTAATTGGTGAGAAGAAAGGAGACTTAACCACAGAGATGTTCTTGTCTAGTCCTACAAAACTGAAAAGTGTTATTGATAAACTTAACACAGCACTTGATTTACCTTTGAAAGTTTTCCATGTTATTCGTAATCCATTTGATAATATTGCCACAGCTGTATTGTATGATAATTTCAGAGATGGTGAAATTGGTAAGGCAAAAAGGTATAAAGGAGTCTACACGTTCAATACAAGTTTAGTTGATAAAGAGATAGAAACATATTTCCGTTACTACCAGGCAATAGAGGATGCAAAGGAGATGTTCAAATTTGACTTAATGGTAATACATGGTAAAGACTTTGTTGCAGATCCAAGAACGATGATCATTAAAATGTGTACCTTTTTACAAGTACATTGCCCTGATCACTACCTGGATCTTTCCAGCAAGAAGATTTTTAGCAGCGAATCTAAAACACGTCATAAAATGAAATGGGAAGACTACCAGATCTCAAGGGTTCAATCCCATATAGAAAAATTCAGTAGCTTGAGAAGATATCACAACTTTAATTAA
- the LOC136242408 gene encoding FAD-dependent oxidoreductase domain-containing protein 2-like isoform X1: protein MKLLIRSPPSMQLLLVLLLSCTYSCAKKSVHYQYCIIGAGPSGLQMGHFLQNAGRNYLIIERNHTAGSFFLHYPRHRRLISINKRYTGRTNKEFNLRHDWNSLISNNESLMMRHYSVDYFPTADSYVKYLQDFVEHLRLNIKYNTDIVSVARHKSHSKKGFLLKDQRNMIYKCDVVIVSTGVSVPIIPNSLPGIEHATGYESVSVDPKDFEGQAVLILGKGNSAFEVASNIVSSASHIHMISRSRLRLAYQTHYVGDLRAINDEILDTYQLKSLDGIFEAELDSEDQAILTKGNKLYLILSQELAKMQKQYADKLPDNNGIGTFQSGYDHIIRCLGFRFNFSIFTHSANPISDNIKKYPDLLTNYESSSVPDMFFAGAAAHSLDYKVSAGGFIHGFRYTARALYKHLQWKYHGVPWPSVLLSPIDLTSHLVKRINEASGIYQMFNVLADVAVIREDGLVDYLEEVPVLSLHQFKKFTGHNNSQLITLEMQYGQEYSGPGKDVFSEDRATADISTADKSNFLHPVLHYYKDYVQTVYYFPDDKPKADLFHHVIEDLLTDWTARRAHIIPLRRFIEAVFDTDLRHYSLERCFKYVLTYGESVPLHCKQWYFI, encoded by the exons ATGAAGTTATTAATAAGGAGCCCTCCCTCAATGCAGCTATTACTAGTTCTATTGTTATCGTGTACGTATTCCTGCGCTAAGAAAAgtgtacactaccaatactgtATTATAGGAGCTGGACCTTCTG GTTTACAGATGGGACATTTTCTTCAAAACGCAGGAAGAAATTATTTGATCATAGAGAGGAATCATACTGCAG GTTCATTCTTTCTTCATTACCCAAGACACCGACGACTGATTTCAATCAACAAAAGATACACAG GCAGAACTAACAAGGAGTTTAACCTGAGACATGACTGGAACTCTCTCATCAGTAATAATGAGTCACTAATGATGCGTCACTATTCTGTGGACTATTTTCCAACTGCTGATTCTTAT GTAAAGTATTTACAAGATTTTGTTGAGCATTTAAGATTAAACATCAAGTACAATACAGATATTGTAAGTGTGGCAAGACACAAGTCTCACAGCAAGAAAGGATTCCTACTGAAAGATCAACGGAACATGATTTATAAATGTGATGTTGTAATAGTGAG CACAGGTGTGTCAGTTCCTATAATTCCAAATTCCTTACCAGGGATTGAGCATGCTACA GGTTATGAAAGTGTGTCAGTAGACCCAAAAGATTTTGAAGGACAAGCTGTCTTGATTCTCGGAAAAG GGAACTCAGCATTTGAGGTAGCCTCTAATATTGTCAGCTCAGCATCTCATATACATATGATTAGTAG GTCTAGACTAAGATTAGCATATCAAACTCATTACGTTGGTGATCTGAG GGCTATCAATGATGAAATACTTGATACATACCAACTGAAATCTTTAGATGGGATTTTTG AAGCTGAGCTAGATTCAGAGGATCAAGCAATATTAACAAAAGGAAACAAGCTGTATTTAATTTTGAGTCAAGAACTTGCTAAGATGCAAAAGCAGTATGCTGATAAGCTTC CCGACAATAATGGCATTGGGACATTTCAGAGTGGATATGACCACATTATCCGCTGCTTGGGATTCAGATTTAACTTCTCGATTTTCACACACTCAGCTAATCCCATCTCTGACAATATCAAAAAGTATCCTGATTTGTTGACTAATTATGAATCATCCAGCGTACCTGACATGTTCTTTG CTGGAGCAGCAGCACATTCACTGGACTACAAAGTGTCTGCTGGTGGATTTATACATGGGTTTCGTTACACTG CCAGAGCACTGTACAAACATTTACAATGGAAGTATCATGGTGTACCTTGGCCATCTGTTCTGCTGAGTCCAATAGATCTCACTTCTCATTTGGTGAAGAGAATCAACGAAGCTTCA GGAATTTACCAGATGTTTAATGTGCTAGCTGATGTTGCTGTCATAC GTGAGGATGGGTTGGTTGATTATTTAGAAGAAGTTCCAGTTTTATCTTTACACCAGTTTAAAA AGTTTACAGGTCACAATAACAGTCAGTTAATAACACTTGAAATGCAATATGGACAGGAGTATTCAGGACCAGG GAAAGATGTGTTTTCAGAAGACAGAGCAACTGCAGATATCAGTACAGCGGACAAGAGCAACTTTCTTCATCCAGTATTGCATTATTACAAGGATTATGTGCAAA CTGTCTACTATTTTCCTGATGACAAACCAAAGGCAGATTTATTTCATCATGTAATAGAGGATTTGCTTACTGACTG gacAGCCCGCCGTGCTCACATTATTCCACTAAGAAGATTCATTGAAGCAGTCTTTGATACTGACTTGCGTCATTATTCTCTTGAAAGATGTTTTAag taTGTACTTACATATGGAGAAAGTGTGCCTCTGCACTGCAAACAGTGGTACTTCATATAG
- the LOC136242408 gene encoding FAD-dependent oxidoreductase domain-containing protein 2-like isoform X2, giving the protein MMRHYSVDYFPTADSYVKYLQDFVEHLRLNIKYNTDIVSVARHKSHSKKGFLLKDQRNMIYKCDVVIVSTGVSVPIIPNSLPGIEHATGYESVSVDPKDFEGQAVLILGKGNSAFEVASNIVSSASHIHMISRSRLRLAYQTHYVGDLRAINDEILDTYQLKSLDGIFEAELDSEDQAILTKGNKLYLILSQELAKMQKQYADKLPDNNGIGTFQSGYDHIIRCLGFRFNFSIFTHSANPISDNIKKYPDLLTNYESSSVPDMFFAGAAAHSLDYKVSAGGFIHGFRYTARALYKHLQWKYHGVPWPSVLLSPIDLTSHLVKRINEASGIYQMFNVLADVAVIREDGLVDYLEEVPVLSLHQFKKFTGHNNSQLITLEMQYGQEYSGPGKDVFSEDRATADISTADKSNFLHPVLHYYKDYVQTVYYFPDDKPKADLFHHVIEDLLTDWTARRAHIIPLRRFIEAVFDTDLRHYSLERCFKYVLTYGESVPLHCKQWYFI; this is encoded by the exons ATGATGCGTCACTATTCTGTGGACTATTTTCCAACTGCTGATTCTTAT GTAAAGTATTTACAAGATTTTGTTGAGCATTTAAGATTAAACATCAAGTACAATACAGATATTGTAAGTGTGGCAAGACACAAGTCTCACAGCAAGAAAGGATTCCTACTGAAAGATCAACGGAACATGATTTATAAATGTGATGTTGTAATAGTGAG CACAGGTGTGTCAGTTCCTATAATTCCAAATTCCTTACCAGGGATTGAGCATGCTACA GGTTATGAAAGTGTGTCAGTAGACCCAAAAGATTTTGAAGGACAAGCTGTCTTGATTCTCGGAAAAG GGAACTCAGCATTTGAGGTAGCCTCTAATATTGTCAGCTCAGCATCTCATATACATATGATTAGTAG GTCTAGACTAAGATTAGCATATCAAACTCATTACGTTGGTGATCTGAG GGCTATCAATGATGAAATACTTGATACATACCAACTGAAATCTTTAGATGGGATTTTTG AAGCTGAGCTAGATTCAGAGGATCAAGCAATATTAACAAAAGGAAACAAGCTGTATTTAATTTTGAGTCAAGAACTTGCTAAGATGCAAAAGCAGTATGCTGATAAGCTTC CCGACAATAATGGCATTGGGACATTTCAGAGTGGATATGACCACATTATCCGCTGCTTGGGATTCAGATTTAACTTCTCGATTTTCACACACTCAGCTAATCCCATCTCTGACAATATCAAAAAGTATCCTGATTTGTTGACTAATTATGAATCATCCAGCGTACCTGACATGTTCTTTG CTGGAGCAGCAGCACATTCACTGGACTACAAAGTGTCTGCTGGTGGATTTATACATGGGTTTCGTTACACTG CCAGAGCACTGTACAAACATTTACAATGGAAGTATCATGGTGTACCTTGGCCATCTGTTCTGCTGAGTCCAATAGATCTCACTTCTCATTTGGTGAAGAGAATCAACGAAGCTTCA GGAATTTACCAGATGTTTAATGTGCTAGCTGATGTTGCTGTCATAC GTGAGGATGGGTTGGTTGATTATTTAGAAGAAGTTCCAGTTTTATCTTTACACCAGTTTAAAA AGTTTACAGGTCACAATAACAGTCAGTTAATAACACTTGAAATGCAATATGGACAGGAGTATTCAGGACCAGG GAAAGATGTGTTTTCAGAAGACAGAGCAACTGCAGATATCAGTACAGCGGACAAGAGCAACTTTCTTCATCCAGTATTGCATTATTACAAGGATTATGTGCAAA CTGTCTACTATTTTCCTGATGACAAACCAAAGGCAGATTTATTTCATCATGTAATAGAGGATTTGCTTACTGACTG gacAGCCCGCCGTGCTCACATTATTCCACTAAGAAGATTCATTGAAGCAGTCTTTGATACTGACTTGCGTCATTATTCTCTTGAAAGATGTTTTAag taTGTACTTACATATGGAGAAAGTGTGCCTCTGCACTGCAAACAGTGGTACTTCATATAG
- the LOC136242408 gene encoding FAD-dependent oxidoreductase domain-containing protein 2-like isoform X3 — MKLLIRSPPSMQLLLVLLLSCTYSCAKKSVHYQYCIIGAGPSGLQMGHFLQNAGRNYLIIERNHTAGSFFLHYPRHRRLISINKRYTGRTNKEFNLRHDWNSLISNNESLMMRHYSVDYFPTADSYVKYLQDFVEHLRLNIKYNTDIVSVARHKSHSKKGFLLKDQRNMIYKCDVVIVSTGVSVPIIPNSLPGIEHATGYESVSVDPKDFEGQAVLILGKGNSAFEVASNIVSSASHIHMISRSRLRLAYQTHYVGDLRAINDEILDTYQLKSLDGIFEAELDSEDQAILTKGNKLYLILSQELAKMQKQYADKLPDNNGIGTFQSGYDHIIRCLGFRFNFSIFTHSANPISDNIKKYPDLLTNYESSSVPDMFFAGAAAHSLDYKVSAGGFIHGFRYTARALYKHLQWKYHGVPWPSVLLSPIDLTSHLVKRINEASGIYQMFNVLADVAVIREDGLVDYLEEVPVLSLHQFKKFTGHNNSQLITLEMQYGQEYSGPGL; from the exons ATGAAGTTATTAATAAGGAGCCCTCCCTCAATGCAGCTATTACTAGTTCTATTGTTATCGTGTACGTATTCCTGCGCTAAGAAAAgtgtacactaccaatactgtATTATAGGAGCTGGACCTTCTG GTTTACAGATGGGACATTTTCTTCAAAACGCAGGAAGAAATTATTTGATCATAGAGAGGAATCATACTGCAG GTTCATTCTTTCTTCATTACCCAAGACACCGACGACTGATTTCAATCAACAAAAGATACACAG GCAGAACTAACAAGGAGTTTAACCTGAGACATGACTGGAACTCTCTCATCAGTAATAATGAGTCACTAATGATGCGTCACTATTCTGTGGACTATTTTCCAACTGCTGATTCTTAT GTAAAGTATTTACAAGATTTTGTTGAGCATTTAAGATTAAACATCAAGTACAATACAGATATTGTAAGTGTGGCAAGACACAAGTCTCACAGCAAGAAAGGATTCCTACTGAAAGATCAACGGAACATGATTTATAAATGTGATGTTGTAATAGTGAG CACAGGTGTGTCAGTTCCTATAATTCCAAATTCCTTACCAGGGATTGAGCATGCTACA GGTTATGAAAGTGTGTCAGTAGACCCAAAAGATTTTGAAGGACAAGCTGTCTTGATTCTCGGAAAAG GGAACTCAGCATTTGAGGTAGCCTCTAATATTGTCAGCTCAGCATCTCATATACATATGATTAGTAG GTCTAGACTAAGATTAGCATATCAAACTCATTACGTTGGTGATCTGAG GGCTATCAATGATGAAATACTTGATACATACCAACTGAAATCTTTAGATGGGATTTTTG AAGCTGAGCTAGATTCAGAGGATCAAGCAATATTAACAAAAGGAAACAAGCTGTATTTAATTTTGAGTCAAGAACTTGCTAAGATGCAAAAGCAGTATGCTGATAAGCTTC CCGACAATAATGGCATTGGGACATTTCAGAGTGGATATGACCACATTATCCGCTGCTTGGGATTCAGATTTAACTTCTCGATTTTCACACACTCAGCTAATCCCATCTCTGACAATATCAAAAAGTATCCTGATTTGTTGACTAATTATGAATCATCCAGCGTACCTGACATGTTCTTTG CTGGAGCAGCAGCACATTCACTGGACTACAAAGTGTCTGCTGGTGGATTTATACATGGGTTTCGTTACACTG CCAGAGCACTGTACAAACATTTACAATGGAAGTATCATGGTGTACCTTGGCCATCTGTTCTGCTGAGTCCAATAGATCTCACTTCTCATTTGGTGAAGAGAATCAACGAAGCTTCA GGAATTTACCAGATGTTTAATGTGCTAGCTGATGTTGCTGTCATAC GTGAGGATGGGTTGGTTGATTATTTAGAAGAAGTTCCAGTTTTATCTTTACACCAGTTTAAAA AGTTTACAGGTCACAATAACAGTCAGTTAATAACACTTGAAATGCAATATGGACAGGAGTATTCAGGACCAGG GCTGTAA